The segment GTTAAGGTGTTCACTTCAGATAATGCTGAGAGGACAGAGCCTGGCATCATCACACATGCCTTAGAGCTGGACTTCCTGGATCTCGACTCTAACCAAGTGCTTGACATGAAGGCTGAGAGTAAGGATGAGGAGCTGTACAAGTTCCTGATACTGAGGTTGTGCAATTACCTGAACAGGACTATGCCTTTCATGTTCGAGAAGATCGAGGACTATACTGAGCTCCTGTTCCCTGAGAATTTGCTGCATATCGATTCCATTGTGAAGGATATCAATGAGATTATCCCCGAGGACGACTGGAGGGAAGTTGAGATCATCGGGTGGATATATCAGGATTATATTGCTCCCAAGAAGGATAAGGTATTCAAGGACCTGCAGAAGAATATCAAGATCAGCAAGGAGAATATTCCTGCAGCGACCCAGTTGTTCACACCTCACTGGATCGTCCGCTACCTTGTGGAGAACTCACTAGGTCGCTTGTGGATGCTGAACCGACCCGGTTCCAAGCTGTATGAGCGGATGGACTATTACATCAGGCCAGAACAATCCGAAACGGATTTCCTGAAGGTCAGCTCCCCGGAGGACATCCGGGTGTGCGATCCTGCCTGCGGCTCAGGACATATGCTGGTCTATGCCTTTGACCTGCTGTATGCTATCTACGAGGAGGAGGGTTATGACCATGCAGAGATTCCGGAGATGATACTGACCCGCAATCTTTATGGTGTAGAGATAGACGAGCGTGCAGGAGAGCTGGCGGCCTTTGCGCTTGCCATGAAGGCCAGGAGAAAGAACCGCAAGTTCTTCCAGAATCCTGTCCATCCTAATATATGCGTGCTCAAGAGCGTATCCTTTGAGGAGGGCGAACTCAATGCTTACACGAGTGCTGTGGGGCGTGAACTGTTCACCAACGACATCCGGGCTACACTGCTCCAGTTCAACGAGGCTGATAATTTTGGTTCTCTTATCCGCCCGAAGGCTGAGGATGTTTCAGGGATCCTGAAGCTACTGAAATCGAAGAACCTCTCTGAAAATCTAACCCTTCTAAGTACACACCAGAAGGTTTTGCAGGCGCTGAAGCAGGCAGATTGTCTTAGCCCGAAGTACCATGTTGTGGTTGCCAATCCACCGTATATGGGTGGCAAGGGGATGAATGCGAGACTGAAGGACTTTGCACAGGATAATTATCCCAACAGCAAATCCGATTTCTTTGCTATGTTCATCGAACGCAACCTTTACCTTGCAATGAAGAAGGGCATGGTGGCGATGATAACTATGCAGAGCTGGATGTTCCTTTCATCATTTGAGAAACTCCGGGGGAGTATTCTGGATGAGCGTACCATACTGTCTCTGGCACATCTTGGGCCACGGGCCTTTGACAGCATTGGCGGCGAGGTTGTTTCTACTACAGCTTTTGTTATTGAGAATGCTCAGCGTCCTGAGTATAAGGGAGCATATATCCGGCTTGTTGATGGCAACTGTGAAGCTGAGAAGGATGCATGGCTACGTGAGGCGGTCATGCAGGTGAGAATTGTTGCTCAACAAATGGAGGCTCAATGAACACTCCCATTTCCCAGCTCATCACAATGCCTGAGGGGAAGACGCTGGAGTTCAAGCGTGATATCTCCTCGCCAAAGAACATTATCAAGACGCTTGTGGCGTTTGCCAACACTGCCGGAGGGCGTTTGGTGATTGGGGTGGAGGACGACACCAGAGAGGTGCGGGGTGTGGTGAATCCCCTTGATGAGGAGGAGCGACTGTGCGATCTTATTGCTGATGGTATAGCGCCACGCCTGGTGCCTAATGTGGAACTGATGTCCATTGAGGATAAGACCCTGCTAAGCGTGGAAGTGTATCCGAGCGGGCAGCGTCCTCATTGGGTGAAGAAGGAAGGACATGATGAGGGTGTTTATGTACGGCTGGGTTCCACTAACAGGAAAGCTGACCGGGAGCTTATTGCAGAGCTGAAGCGTAC is part of the Methanolobus chelungpuianus genome and harbors:
- the pglX gene encoding BREX-1 system adenine-specific DNA-methyltransferase PglX, producing MDKAKVIKFSDTVREKLLHEVKERAAFYGIRPKDLLPVDSEHSDSIVIGGKVFNRKIKDQREHLVREVKLKGYERVMDEVTYTWFNRFVALKFMEVNDYIQVKVFTSDNAERTEPGIITHALELDFLDLDSNQVLDMKAESKDEELYKFLILRLCNYLNRTMPFMFEKIEDYTELLFPENLLHIDSIVKDINEIIPEDDWREVEIIGWIYQDYIAPKKDKVFKDLQKNIKISKENIPAATQLFTPHWIVRYLVENSLGRLWMLNRPGSKLYERMDYYIRPEQSETDFLKVSSPEDIRVCDPACGSGHMLVYAFDLLYAIYEEEGYDHAEIPEMILTRNLYGVEIDERAGELAAFALAMKARRKNRKFFQNPVHPNICVLKSVSFEEGELNAYTSAVGRELFTNDIRATLLQFNEADNFGSLIRPKAEDVSGILKLLKSKNLSENLTLLSTHQKVLQALKQADCLSPKYHVVVANPPYMGGKGMNARLKDFAQDNYPNSKSDFFAMFIERNLYLAMKKGMVAMITMQSWMFLSSFEKLRGSILDERTILSLAHLGPRAFDSIGGEVVSTTAFVIENAQRPEYKGAYIRLVDGNCEAEKDAWLREAVMQVRIVAQQMEAQ